A segment of the Flavobacteriales bacterium genome:
CGCACTCGCTCCACTTCGGCCAGTTGCGTATCGATGCGCGCATGCTTGCTCGGCTGCGTGTCCATGTGGTCCATGTTGAGGGTGAGCCCGACGAAGCGGACACCCGGGCCCAGCTGAGAGTAAGCCTTCTTCATGCTGAGGAAGACCTCTTCCTGCGTGCTCTGCGTGCCCACCTCGATGAACTGGAGGTAGCGCATGAATGTGCCATCGCCCTTTCGACGTGCCAGCTTCTTGATGATCCAGCGCATCCAGGGCTTCTCGAGGAAGAACTTGATCTCATCGGCCCAGCGGTGCAGGACCTTGGGCAGGGCGATCTTGAAGAAGTAATCGGGCGCGCAACCACCGGTGAAGACGTGGCTGTGGATGTTGGTGTAGCGGCTCATGGCTCAGCGGGCTTTGCGTTCGTCCATGGTCTTGGGCACCGCGCCGCTGCGGCGGATGTTGATGAGCTTCACCAGGACCTGGAACCAGAAGGGTGCGCCCAAGCGCAGGGAGTACGCTGTGATGGTGATGCCGATGAGCCACTTCAAGGCGTTCCAGGGGCTCCAGGTGTTGCGGCGCCGGAAGTGCTCGAGCACCGCGCGTTGCGATGGCTTGTACTCGCTGGGCACCTGCTTAAGCCGCTTGCCGGTGAACCAGCTCAGCGGTGCCTCGCCGGGGTTCCAGCCCAGGGGCAATTGCCAGTTGCGCACCATCAGCAATACCTCTTCCGATTGCTTCTCGAACACGGAGTCCGCCTTGGCTGCTTTCAGGAAGAGCTGCTGGCTCCGCGCCAGGTCCGACCTCACCTTGAGGGTGTCCGCGTGATCGCTCGCCGCGGCCAGGTAATCGGCGGCGCGCAGCGTGTCCTGGCCTAAAGCGGCCTTCATCTCCTCGTACGCATCGGCCACGCGCTCGGCCTCGCTCACCATGCGCTCACGCAGGTCCTTGTCCAGCAGGAAAACCTTGGCCAGGTGCAGCGAATCGACATTCAGCAACAGCGCAACGGCGAAGCCGAGCATGAGCAGCTTATTGCTCTGATTGTTCTTGAACTCGCCGCTCGCCCGCTCCATGCAGCCATCGAACCAGCGGCCCAGCTCGTCCTTCAACGCGTTCATGTTGATGGTGCGCTCTCGATTTGCCTGGCGATCATCCGCGCCGGCAACACCCTGCAATTCCAACTCGCGCCATTCGCTGTTGCGCTCGATGAAGTTGGTCATCAATCGCTTGAACTCGCTCTCCTTCATGGCCCCTACGCCCTTCGTGAGCCTTTCCGATAACGACGTGGCGTTCCCTGCCGCGAGCCGATACGTGAGGCGCGCGCGCTCCTCGGCGCTGAGAGCCCGCAGGCCATCGCTCACATCGCGGCCATCGAGGTGAGGTGCCATCCGCAATTCCGATCCTTCACCCGCAAGCGTATCGATCAGCGCATTGGCGAAGCCCTCGGCTGGCAGGTAGTGCGGGTAGCTGTTCCCGTCCCTGCGCATGGCATTGATGATCGGATGCTGGTAGATCAAGTAGCCATAGTTCTTGTTCAAGGGGTCGTCGAGCAGCCGGTTCACGATTCGTTGCAGGAAGACCCCACGCTCCTTCGTGCGGCGGTTCCAGCTCTCCAGGAATGCGCTCACCAGGATACTGAGCAGCGCATACACGAGCGCCAGCGAGATGATCGTGTCCAGGTAGGGGTTGTCAAATGCTGCTTCCATCACGGTTGGGGTTGGCGGAACCTCATGGCTGACCCACGCCCTGGTTGAGGCGGGCTTGAATGTCAGCTCGCATGCGCTTGGAGCGCTCCTTCACAAAGCGGCAGATGATGCGGTTCACTGAAGCGGGGCCGTTGGCGTTCACAATGTCGAGTTTTTGCATGATCCCTTCGAGGCTGTCCAAGGTGGGGCATGCGGCGTAGGCCTTGGTGACACGCGAGCTAGCCACTGTCGCATCACCGCCCGCGAACGTTTCAACGCCTACGGGTTCGCGGTCCGTCAGAAACGCATTGCCCCCGACCCCTTCAGCCTGAGCGACAGCGGTCTCTGCCTGAAACCGCAAGGAATCATTCGCCGCAAATCGCCCAAGGGCCTCTGGGAGCCTGGTCGAATACCATGGGAACAGCGCCTTGAAGATCTCGATTGCGCCAACCCGATCCTTGGCGTCCGGATCGGTCCAGGAAGGAAGGAGGATGTCCGCCAACTGCTCATTCTGCTTCGCGTCGGCGATGCCCTCTTCAACTTTCAAGGCTTCGTGGGCAGACCCAGCTTCAACGTTGAGCCGCGCCTCAACAGTCCGGATCTTCTGGGCCAAGGGCGCAAGCACTTGGGTGATCGGGTTCGGGGTCGATGCAAGAGCCGCCGCCGAATTCACCGAAGGTTGCAGAAGGTTCATCGGTTCGGTTCGATCAGCAGAATTCCAAGCATCGCACCGCCAGCTCTCGCACACCGCTAAGGTCTCCGCAGTACCAATCCTCCAAGGGGGTCATTTTCGTTGCGAGGGGGGTCATTTTCAGGGGTACCCACGATTCGGATGCTAACGGACCACTGGTCGCCATCGCCGAGGGGAAGGTCCACGAGCACGGATTTGCGCCGGTAACAGCGCATGGTGGAAACGCTCGGGCAGGTACAAGGCCGAGGCTTGCGAACAAGGCCTTTCTTGCCCGCATGAAGAGGTGGGTGCAAATCGGGTTGGTGGTGCTCGCGGCGGCCATGGTGTATGTTTTCATCGGTGTCGACCTGGGACCGCGCGAGGAGTACGTGGCGGAGCAGCCTGTGGAGGACACCGTGGTGGTGCCCCTTCCGCCGCCTTTGGCCTACGGCATTGCCATGGACAGCCTTGTGATGCGCGAGGGAACCGTGAAGAGCGGCGCGAGCTTCGGCGGATTGCTGGGCGCGGAGGGCGTATCCGCATCGGTGATAGAGACACTGGTATCGAAGGCAGAGGGACTCTTCGATGTGCGCAAGCTCCGGGCAGGGCATCCATACGCGTTCATTGCGCCCGATCGCAAAGGCGCAACGCCGCACTATTTCATCTACGAGGCCGATCCGATCCAGTACTTCGTCTTCCACTTGCTGCCCGGCAACGAGTACGTGACCATCGGCGAGCGCGCGGTAACGCTCACCCAGCATGCCATTGCCGCCACGGTGACCGGCGCGCTCTACAACGACCTGGCGAAAGCCGGCGCCGACCCCATGCTCGCCGTGCTGCTCAGTGAGGTGTTCGCGTGGACGGTCGATTTCTACCGCATCCAGAAAGGCGATGTGTTCAGCGTGGCCTATGCTGAGCGCAGCGTGGAGGGCAAGCGCGTGGGTGCGCCGCAGATCCTGGCCGCGCGCTACATCAGCGGCGATAAGGTGAAGGCCGCTTTCCGTTTCGGCGAGGGCAAGGAGGCCACCTACTTCGATGATGAAGGCAACAGCCTGCGCAAGGCTTTCCTGAAAGCGCCGTTGAAATTCAGCCGGATCTCATCGGGCTTCAGCGGCAAGCGGCTGCATCCGGTGCAGAAGGTGATGAAGGCGCATCTCGGCACCGATTACGCAGCACCTTATGGAACGCCGATCCTTGCCGTGGGTGATGGCGTAGTGGAGCAGGCGGGCCGCACCGGGGGCAACGGCAACTTTGTGAAGATCAGGCACAACGGCGTGTACAGCACGCAGTACCTGCACATGCGCAAGGTCCTCGTGAAGCAGGGCCAGCGCGTGCAACAGGGCGATGTGATCGGGGAGGTGGGCAGCACCGGCCTAGCCACGGGTCCGCATGTGTGCTTCCGCTTCTGGAAGAACGGAGCGCAGGTGGATCACCGCAAAGAGGAGTTCCCCAGCGCGGAACCCATTGCGCAAGAGCTGCGGCCCGCCTTCGATGCGGCCCGCGATAGCCTGAGCGCGCAGCTTGATGAGGCCGAGCTCGCATTGGCTGCAGGAAGGATGGTGAACTTCTAAGCTCCCGCAAGAGCCCGGATCGTGCGGTAAGCGTGGGTGCCCCCTGATGTGCCGATGCAATTAATCAAGGCCTTCGCCAGCACATCGTGGGGCATGGGCTTGTACTTGTCGGGCAGCAGCGGCGCGATCGCGCTCATCACCGCGATGCCGATGCGCTCGCCCAATCGCTTCTCGCTGCGCGGACCTATGAGGATCGATGGCTGGAAGATGTGGAGCTCCGGGAAACCCATCGCCTTCAGTCCTTCTTCCATCTCCCCTTTCACCCGGTTGTAGAACACGCGGGACTTCGCATCGGCACCGATTGCGCTCACCACCGCGAAGGCCGGTGCGCCCTGTTCCATTGCCCAAAGCGCCAGGCTGAGCACCAGGTCTTTGTCCACGTGGATGAACTTGGCCTTGTCGCCACCCACCTTGCGGATGGTGGTGCCAAGGCAGCAGATCACGGCATCCACAGGCTGGGGCCTCAACGCGGTCAACAAATCGCCTTCGGCCGGGAGCCAGGCCTCGAGTTTCCGATCCTTCAAGTCGAGGGGCCGCCGTAGTAGCGCGATCACCCGGTCAAAGCGATCGGCTCGAATCGCCGTCTCCAGTACAGCCCTGCCCACCAAGCCGCTTCCGCCAGCCACAAGCACATTCATGGGCCTAAGTGACGTCAGATTTTGGTTTGCTCTATAAACTTATCTATGTTTGTCCTCCGAATCAACCACACCATGGAAAACCAACTCACACCTGAACAGAGCTTGAAGGTCATTGAAGGCATGATTGACCAGGCCAAGCGCAGCTTCAGCCGCTTCAGCTTCTACTTCCTGCTCTGGGGAGTCCTGCTCACCGGGGCTATGCTGGCTACCTATCTGCTTGCCGACCTCGACCCGGCCATTCGGCACGGCATGCCTTGGGGCGTAGCGGGAATCGGCGGCGGCATCATCAGTTCGATTCATGGCGCCCGACAAGGGCGGCAGGAGCCCGTGAGTAATCCTATGGACGGCCTCATTGGGTGGCTCTGGTCCTCCTTCGTCATCACCATGGTCATCACCATCGTTGTCAGTTTGATGAACGAGCGCGATCCAGGTGCGATGGTCACGTTGCTTACCGGCATCCCCACATTCATGACCGGCCAAATGATGCGATTCAAGCCGCTCATCGCCGGTGGCATCATCTTCTGGCTGTCCGGCATTGCCATGCACTTCACACATGATGCATTGGCCATCACGTTGCTTTACTGTGGAACCATGCTGTTGGGATACATCCTGCCCGGTCTGCTCCTGAAGCGCCAAGAAGATGCCGTTCGCGCCGCTTGACCCTGTGCTGCACAACCAGCTGAGGCTGGCGGTGATGAGCCTGTTGGTCTCGCTGGAGAGCGCTGATTTCAACTTCATCCTGGAGAAAACCGGTGCCACACGCGGCAATCTGAGCGTACAGATCACCAAGCTCAAGGAGGCCGGTTACATCGAGGTAACCAAGAGCTTCAAGGACAACTATCCGAACACTTCGTGCAGGGTATCCTCGGCCGGACTTGCCGCGTTCGAGGCCTATGTGGCGGCGATCAAGGGCTACCTGGGGAAATGATGGCCGAAGGGGCTTGACAGGTTCCGTCGATCGCCAGTGCTGGACCGTCGAAATGCTGGAACCGCTGCGAGCAAGGCCCGTTCACAGGGCCATACCGCAACGAACCACACCATGCAGACCAAGCACCGCACCCTCCTACAAGCAGCCGTTCTGCTGATCCTCCTGGTATGCGTGGCCGCTAGCAATGGCAGCGCCGCCGAACAGGAGAAGGCCACCGCCGAGGTGGCCGCCCAATAGTGAACCACGTTCCATACACCATAGGCACTGAGGCCGCGCCCCGTAAGGCGCGGCCTCGGCGCTTTCAGTACTTGCGCTTCTTCAGGAAGGTGTACCCCCCCTTTGAGGCGCCCCAGACCTGATTGCCCGCATCATCGTAGCCGCGGTCCCAGCTGATCATGCGGTCGCTGCGGATGGTCACTTCACTCGTGGCATAGGCAGCACCGCTGCGCGCGTTGGGACAATCGCGGCCGTTCGTGCTCCCCTGATAGATGCTCTTGTAACGATGCAAGGTGATGGTGCAGCCAGGCATCAGATCGATTGAATCCGGAGAGAGGCGCGCGAGCTTCTCGTGATCGGTGTACGCGCCGAAGTACTGCTCACCGTTCCGGATGGTGTGGATCTCGCTCGTGAAGGTGCTGTCGTTCACCTCCTGAACGTGGTACACGCGCTGGCGGTATGGCTTGGCCTTGCTCTCAGCAGTGGCCTGCTCCACATAGAACCAAGCGCCATCCTTCCGTTTGGCCCAAATGCGCTTCATCTCCAGCTCGATCTCGAAGTAGCTCGTGTCCCCTTTGGCCTGCTCGGCGCTGGTGTAGGAGCCTTCCATGGTCATGGCGAGTTGCTCGAGGGCACGGGTGCGTTGGGCGGCGGCAGAGCCTGCTGCAAGGAAGAGCGCGAGGATAAGGGCGGTGCGCATGGTCGGGCTTCTTGTTCGCTAGTTCTCCGTCTGTTCCACCCACATCCCATGCTCCTTGATCAACCCGATCAATTCGTCCACGGCATGTTCGCTCGGCACATTTCGCTTCACCACTTCCTTCTCACGGTACAGAGTGATCACACCGGGGCCCGTGCCCACGTAGCCGAAGTCCGCGTCGGCCATCTCGCCTGGGCCGTTCACGATGCAGCCCATGATGCCGATCTTGACGCCCTTGAGGTGGCTGGTGCGCGCGCGGATTTTGGCGGTGGTCTCCTGCAGGTCGAAGAGCGTGCGGCCGCAACTGGGGCAGCTGATGTACTCGGTCTTGCTGGTGCGCGTGCGTGTGGCTTGCAAGATGCCAAATGCTGTGCGGCACACGAGGTCTTCACGACCGCCGTACTCGTCCGCTATGAAGATGCCATCTCCAAGCCCGTCAATGAACAGAGGGCCGATGTCCGTGCTGCTGTGCAGGACCAGATCGTCCTTGCCGATGTTCCCGTAGGCACGACCGATGATCACGGGCGTTTCGCAACCAGCTTCCAGCAAGGCGAAGAACAGGCGACGCTGCTCCGCCATGCCATGTGCGCTGTAGCTATCGATAAGGAGAACGGCCGTTGGATCGCCCTTCAACTTGGTAATGAATGCATCGTCCAGATCAGGCAGGGTCGCATACACCAGGTTGAACTGCGGATGCTGCTCCACTCCGCTCAGATACTCTTCCTTATTGATGAAGGGATAGTGGCGCTCCTTGGCCTTGTTGGTCAACCACACGGCGTGGTCCTGCACAACGCTCAGTGTTCCTGGGATCTCGAAGTCGATGCTGTTCTTTCCGATGAAGATGCAGTCGCAGGCCTGGTCGGTGATGTTCCACTTATCCAGTGGTACACTATAGCGGTAGCCCCATGCGAAGAGCGTTGCGGGCGTGATCCTCTCCTTGTTGCTCAGGTCGGCCATGACCACCGGTACGTGCCTGGCGCCGATGTTCAGGACTTCGTGGGAACGCCTTCGTGTGTGTCCGAATGGATCGATGGGCACGCTCGTGATGGCCGGCAGCGGGTCGTGCTTCGATCGTTCGGCGTAACGATCCACCAGCGCACGGGCTACCGGTATCTCGAACTCGGGGTCTTCGGTCAGGCTCACCCGCACGGTGTCGCCGATGCCATCTTCCAGCAGGGCACCGATGCCCGCTGCGCTTTTCACGCGGCCGTCCTCACCATCGCCAGCTTCCGTGACACCGAGATGCAGCGGGTAGTCCCATCCCTCCTGCATCATCCGGTGAACGAGCAGGCGGTAGGCCTGCACCATCACCTGCACATTGCTCGCCTTCATGCTCAGCACGATCTCGTGGTAATTCTCATCGCGGCACACGCGCAGGAACTCAAAAGCGCTCTCCACCATGCCCTGCGGCGTGTCCCCATACCGGTTCAGGATGCGATCGCTGAGGCTGCCGTGGTTGGTGCCGATGCGCATCGCTGTGCCGTGCTCCTTGCAGATCTTCACCAAGGGCGTGAAGCGCTCGCGGATGCGACCGAGCTCTTCTTCGTACTGATCATCGGTGTACTCGCGGACGTCGAACTTCTTCTTGTCGGCGTAGTTGCCGGGGTTCACGCGCACCTTTTCCACGATGCGGGCTGCAACCTCGGCGGCGTTGGGCGTGAAGTGGATATCGGCCACCAAGGGCGCACTGAAGCCTGCCGCTCGGATCTGCTTCTTGATCTCAGCCAGGTTCTCCGCCTCCTTCTTGCTCGGCGCCGTAATGCGCACCAGCTCACAGCCCGCCTCGATCATGCGGATGCTCTGCGCCACGGTGGCGGCGGTGTCCATCGTGTCCGTGGTGGTCATGCTCTGCACCCGGATGGGGTTGGAGCCACCGATGCCGATTCCGCCGATGCGCACTTCGCGCGTGCGCCAGCGCTCGTAGCGCGTGAGGCTGGGGCAATACTGCCAGGGGGCGATGATCTTGGTCTCGGACATGGAATGCGAAGGCGGCGAAGGTACCGGGCAACACCGGAGGGCGGTGCGCGGTTCACCCGTGGCTCAGTGGATCCGGCTCCACCACCTCCTTGGCCGACATGCGCCGGTGGTACCAGCCATTGACCACGAGGCAGGCAAGGATGAGCGCGATGCCCGCGTAAGACCCCGCGCGCAATTGCTCTTCCGCTCCCCAGATCAACAGCGCGATCAGGATCGTGTACACCGGTTCCAGATTCACCGTGAGCATGACCGTGAAGGCCGAGAGCTTGCGCATCACGAGGATGCCCGTGACGAAGGGCAAGGAAGTGCAGACGAGTCCGAGCAACAGGTGATAGACGATGTCGCTGGTGGGCAGCTCCCAGAGCGGTGGCGGCAATCCGCCTTGATCGGCCAACGCTCCATCGAGCCCAGCGACTCCGAGACCTTGAATGAAAGGGATGGCCAGGAGGATGAGGAACAGGAAGGCCGCCACGCTCGCGATCTCGTAGAAGCTGATGCGCACGGGATCATCCTTGTGCACAAGCACCGCGTTGATGATGTTGAACCAGGCGCTGAGCAGCGCGCTGAGCACGCCTACGACGATGCCCCATCGGTGATCGGTCTCCAATCCGAAGATCAGCAGCAGCGCCGCGATCACGATCAGGCCGAGCACCACTTCATACCCGCGCACCTTGCGCTTGAACCAGATCGGCTCCAGCAGCGCCGTGAATACCGTGCTCGTGCTCAAGCAAGCCGCTGCGATGCTGGCCGTGCTGATCTTGATGGCGCCATAGAAGGTGATCCAATGCCCGGCGATGATGAGGCCGGTGAGCAGATAGACGCCCAGTTTCGGCGTGCGCCACGAGAGCGAGCGCTTCATGAGCACCGCCGCCACCGCCAGGCCCAGCGCTGCGATGATGGTGCGCGTGTACACCAGATGCAAGGTGCCTTGCTGGATCAGCTTGCCGAAGATGCCCGTGAAGCCCCACAGGAAGACCGTGAAGTGCAGGAGCCAAAGGGCTTGGGTACGGCTGCGCATCGAGCGCGCCAAGGTAGAGGCGGCTATCGGATGGCCTCGAGCTTCTCGCGCATGGCCCGCACGAGCTGCTCCTGCTTCGAGATCTCGCCGCGCTTGCGTTCCTGGGCTTCGAGGTTCTTCTTCACCTCCCAAGCCAGTTCTTCAGCTTTCTTCTTCTGCTGGGCCTCTTCCGCAATGGCCTTGCTGCGCTTATCCTGCAATTTGGCTTGCTGCTTCTGCAACGCGGCCAGGGCCTTCTCTCCTTCCGCGTCCGGCTCGGCCGCGTTCTCCTTGCGCTGACGCTCCACCTTGCGGCCTGCTCTTCCGCTTCCCGGACCAGGCGCTCTTGCTCCTGAACGGCCTCTGCGGCGCGCTGCTTCGCTTTCTCGATGCTGGATTCCATGCGCTCCTTCTCGCGCTGCAGGTTGCTCAGCTCCTGTTCCAGCTTGGACAGGCCCTTCTCAGCGATGGAGAGCTCTTGCTGTGCGAGCTGCCGCCGAAGCATGGTGCTCTGCTGCTGCACATAGGCCTTGGCTCCCTCAAAGGCCCTGGCATCGCTGCTCGGACCCAGCCAGCCTTCTTTGGTGAGGAAGGCCACATGCGCCACGGTGAACGGCGCTCCCTTGCGCTGCTCGGCCTTCATCAGCACACGCACGGTGTCAGGCGAGATCTGTGGAAGCAACGCGCTCGCAGCCACCACTTCCTTCTTGTTCGATACATCGCGGCTCACGCGCTTCAGCTCATCCTTCCACCACGACTCCACGTACTTCACATCGGTGCCCTCGAACTGGAAGCTGAGCGTTGGATGGATGCCGGTGCTGAACGAGCAAGAGGACACTTGCACGGTTGGTTGCGCGTGTGACGCAAGAGCGAGAAGTACGAAGGGGAGCAGGGTCGATCTCATGGTCATCGGTTTCCAATGGACGTGCCGCAGAGGCATCCGTCACTCCTCTGCCACCTTGGAGACGCCACCGCTCACGGCGAACTTCATCACATCGGCGGGGTTGGCATCGATCGGACGGACATTGGTGCGCGGCACGATGAAGACGTTGCCGCTCCAAGCGAAGGAGTGCGGCATATAGACAGCGACCTTCTCCGCGCCGATGCCCAAGTGCTCCAGATCCTCCTGCGTGATGAAGCCGAGGCGCTCCGCTTCCAATCCGCCGAGCCGCACGAGCACCGGCCGATCGAATTTGCGCTTGCTGCCCACGAGCGCCTCCATCATGTCCTTCAGCGCGCCGTACATGGTCTTGATCACCGGCACTTTCTGCAGCACCTCGTCGCCGATCTCGGCCAAAGGCTGAAAGAGGATGGTGCTGCCCAGCCAACCCGCTGCTGTGATGATGGCCAAGAGGATGAGGATGCCCAGGCCAGGGATGTCCGTTTGGATGATGCCATCGAGGAAGGCGAGCACGCGCCACACGGCCCATACGATCACGGTGATCGGAACGAGCAGGAGCAGGCCCCGGAAGAAGTAACCGAGCAGGATGCGGCTGTTGCGGCGAGCGTTGAAGGACATGGCGGCGGCGAAGGTATTGGCTCAAGTAGGCAGTCAGCAGTAGGTAGTTTGCAGTAAGCAGTCGCGGGGGTTGGCGAGGTCTCTCGGGCCCGCCAACTGCTTACTGCAAACTGCCCACTGCCTACTTGAGCTCCTCCCGCAACTTCTTCGGCAAACTCGCGCGCACCAGCTCGTAGCTGTGATCGACCAGCTCCACCAAGAGCTTGCGCGGCACGGAGCCGGTCACATCCACGGTGTTCCAGTGCTGCTTGTTCATGTGGAAGCCCGGCACGATGCCTTCGTAGCGCTCGCGCAGGTCGATGGCGCGTTCGGGTTCGCACTTCAGGTTGATGGTCTCGAAGACATCGAGCGGTGCCAAGGCGAAGATCTTCCCGGCCACACGGAACACGAGCACGTCAGGTCCGAAAGGTGTGTCCCAGCTCACGCCGGGCTTCGTGGCGCAATGCGCTTGCAA
Coding sequences within it:
- a CDS encoding peptidoglycan DD-metalloendopeptidase family protein, which encodes MKRWVQIGLVVLAAAMVYVFIGVDLGPREEYVAEQPVEDTVVVPLPPPLAYGIAMDSLVMREGTVKSGASFGGLLGAEGVSASVIETLVSKAEGLFDVRKLRAGHPYAFIAPDRKGATPHYFIYEADPIQYFVFHLLPGNEYVTIGERAVTLTQHAIAATVTGALYNDLAKAGADPMLAVLLSEVFAWTVDFYRIQKGDVFSVAYAERSVEGKRVGAPQILAARYISGDKVKAAFRFGEGKEATYFDDEGNSLRKAFLKAPLKFSRISSGFSGKRLHPVQKVMKAHLGTDYAAPYGTPILAVGDGVVEQAGRTGGNGNFVKIRHNGVYSTQYLHMRKVLVKQGQRVQQGDVIGEVGSTGLATGPHVCFRFWKNGAQVDHRKEEFPSAEPIAQELRPAFDAARDSLSAQLDEAELALAAGRMVNF
- a CDS encoding transcriptional regulator, whose translation is MPFAPLDPVLHNQLRLAVMSLLVSLESADFNFILEKTGATRGNLSVQITKLKEAGYIEVTKSFKDNYPNTSCRVSSAGLAAFEAYVAAIKGYLGK
- a CDS encoding chromophore lyase CpcT/CpeT; the protein is MRTALILALFLAAGSAAAQRTRALEQLAMTMEGSYTSAEQAKGDTSYFEIELEMKRIWAKRKDGAWFYVEQATAESKAKPYRQRVYHVQEVNDSTFTSEIHTIRNGEQYFGAYTDHEKLARLSPDSIDLMPGCTITLHRYKSIYQGSTNGRDCPNARSGAAYATSEVTIRSDRMISWDRGYDDAGNQVWGASKGGYTFLKKRKY
- the ispG gene encoding (E)-4-hydroxy-3-methylbut-2-enyl-diphosphate synthase codes for the protein MSETKIIAPWQYCPSLTRYERWRTREVRIGGIGIGGSNPIRVQSMTTTDTMDTAATVAQSIRMIEAGCELVRITAPSKKEAENLAEIKKQIRAAGFSAPLVADIHFTPNAAEVAARIVEKVRVNPGNYADKKKFDVREYTDDQYEEELGRIRERFTPLVKICKEHGTAMRIGTNHGSLSDRILNRYGDTPQGMVESAFEFLRVCRDENYHEIVLSMKASNVQVMVQAYRLLVHRMMQEGWDYPLHLGVTEAGDGEDGRVKSAAGIGALLEDGIGDTVRVSLTEDPEFEIPVARALVDRYAERSKHDPLPAITSVPIDPFGHTRRRSHEVLNIGARHVPVVMADLSNKERITPATLFAWGYRYSVPLDKWNITDQACDCIFIGKNSIDFEIPGTLSVVQDHAVWLTNKAKERHYPFINKEEYLSGVEQHPQFNLVYATLPDLDDAFITKLKGDPTAVLLIDSYSAHGMAEQRRLFFALLEAGCETPVIIGRAYGNIGKDDLVLHSSTDIGPLFIDGLGDGIFIADEYGGREDLVCRTAFGILQATRTRTSKTEYISCPSCGRTLFDLQETTAKIRARTSHLKGVKIGIMGCIVNGPGEMADADFGYVGTGPGVITLYREKEVVKRNVPSEHAVDELIGLIKEHGMWVEQTEN
- a CDS encoding DMT family transporter, which encodes MRSRTQALWLLHFTVFLWGFTGIFGKLIQQGTLHLVYTRTIIAALGLAVAAVLMKRSLSWRTPKLGVYLLTGLIIAGHWITFYGAIKISTASIAAACLSTSTVFTALLEPIWFKRKVRGYEVVLGLIVIAALLLIFGLETDHRWGIVVGVLSALLSAWFNIINAVLVHKDDPVRISFYEIASVAAFLFLILLAIPFIQGLGVAGLDGALADQGGLPPPLWELPTSDIVYHLLLGLVCTSLPFVTGILVMRKLSAFTVMLTVNLEPVYTILIALLIWGAEEQLRAGSYAGIALILACLVVNGWYHRRMSAKEVVEPDPLSHG
- a CDS encoding DUF502 domain-containing protein; its protein translation is MSFNARRNSRILLGYFFRGLLLLVPITVIVWAVWRVLAFLDGIIQTDIPGLGILILLAIITAAGWLGSTILFQPLAEIGDEVLQKVPVIKTMYGALKDMMEALVGSKRKFDRPVLVRLGGLEAERLGFITQEDLEHLGIGAEKVAVYMPHSFAWSGNVFIVPRTNVRPIDANPADVMKFAVSGGVSKVAEE
- a CDS encoding MmcQ/YjbR family DNA-binding protein; amino-acid sequence: MTIDELQAHCATKPGVSWDTPFGPDVLVFRVAGKIFALAPLDVFETINLKCEPERAIDLRERYEGIVPGFHMNKQHWNTVDVTGSVPRKLLVELVDHSYELVRASLPKKLREELK